The following DNA comes from Falsibacillus pallidus.
ATATCATTGAAGCCAATGAGGTTCCGAACCCCCGTAATTTAGTGGTAGGACAGACGCTTGTCATCCCGATTGCGGGAAGCTTCTATTGGGTGCAGCCAGGCGACAGCCTATTTTCAATTGCAAGGAAATTCAATATCCCGCTGGCAGAACTGGCAAGGGTCAATAATATCAGTCCCAACCAGCCGCTCAGAACGGGATTCAGACTGTATATCCCAACAGGCAAAAAAGAAAAAGCCGAGTTCAATGGATATGTAGAGCCTTTCGGCAAAACCGTGCCTAAAAACCTGGAAGACAGCGCCAGGGAAGCTGCTCCTTATTTGACTTATCTGGCCCCTTTCAGCTTCCGGGCCAAACGCGACGGCTCCCTTGAAGAGCCCCCTCTCGGCAATCTTCCGTCCATTGCCAAGGCAAATAAAAATGTCATGATGATGGTCATCACCAATCAGGAAGAAGGACAGTTCAGCGACGAATTGGGCCGCATCCTCCTGACAAATCAAAATATCCAGACGCAATTCTTAAACAATATCGTAGCCACGGCCAAAAAATACGGATTCCGGGATATCCATTTTGACTTTGAATATTTACGGCCGCAGGATAAGGAAGCCTACAACCAATTTCTAAGACGGGCAAAGAAGCGCTTTTCTCAGGAAGGCTGGCTGATGTCCACTGCCCTCGCCCCAAAGACATCTGCCGGACAGAAAGGCAAATGGTATGAAGCCCATGATTACAAAGCGCACGGGGAAATTGTGGATTTTGTGGTGATCATGACGTATGAATGGGGATACAGCGGCGGTCCGCCAATGGCCATTTCGCCGATTGGGCCTGTCCGAAAAGTACTCGACTATGCTGTGACGGAAATCCCGCCTTCTAAAATTCTGATGGGGCAAAATCTCTATGGATATGACTGGACATTGCCTTTTGTTCCTGGAAGGGATACGGCAAAGGCGGTCAGCCCGCAGCAGGCCATACAGCTTGCAGCCAAATATAATGTCCCCATCGCCTATGACCAAAAGGATCAGGCGCCGCACTTTGACTATCAGGATGAAAAAGGGAAGAAACATAAAGTTTGGTTCGAGGACGCCAGGTCCATACAGGCGAAATTCGATCTAATAAAAGAATTGAAGCTCAGAGGGATGAGCTACTGGAAGCTCGGTCTATCCTTCCCACAAAACTGGCTGCTGATTGTCGAAAATTTTGATGTTGTAAAAAGATGAGTGGAAAAACTGCTGCTGATATCAGGCAGCTTTTTTTATTGCCTGGAAAATTAAAAGTTTCCATGCCCTGCCCATTGGATGTTGTGTTAAAATATGACTTGCCGCTAATTATCTTAGTTCGTTTATGAAATCATTTTATTATAGATAACCGAGGAGGACATCGGATGGAACGATTACCTTTCATCACCGTTGAAGGGCCGATCGGAATTGGCAAGACTTCACTCGCTAAAGCCATTTCCGAACATTTTCATATGCACTTTTTAAAAGAAATAGTAGACGAGAATCCATTTTTGGACAAGTTCTATGAGAATATTGATGAGTGGAGCTTTCAAACGGAAATGTTTTTCCTCTGCAACCGCTATAAGCAACTAGAGGATATCCAGAAGCATTACTTAAATCAAAACAAGCCGGTAGTGGCCGATTACCACATATTCAAAAACCTTATTTTTGCCCAGCGCACCCTTCAAGACGTGCAAGCTGAGAAATACTTGCAGATCTATAACATCCTGACTGGTGACATGCCTCGTCCAAACGTCGTCATTTATTTGAATGCCAGCCTGGACACGCTTCTGGCAAGGATCAAAATGCGAGGCCGGGAATTCGAAAAGAAAATCAGCCCGCTTTATCTTGAACAGCTTTCATCCGATTATGACCAATTCATGGATCATTTCGAAAAAACGTATCCGGATGTACCCGTTCTTCGTTTTAACGGCGACGAAATGGACTTTGTTAAAAATAAAGGCGACTTAGATACCATCCTGGAAACATTAACGAATACAATCAATAAAGGAGTACAATACAATGGATCTTCGCAATAAATACGGAATTCCTTCTAACGCAGTCATCACGATTGCCGGAACAGTTGGTGTAGGAAAGTCCACGATGACCAATTCGTTGGCCAATGCGCTTGGCTTCCGCACTTCTTTCGAGAAAGTCGATACCAATCCATATCTGGACAAGTTCTATCACGATTTTAAGCGCTGGAGCTTTCATTTGCAGATTTACTTTTTAGCAGAGCGCTTCAAAGAGCAAAAGAGGATCTTTGAATACGGAGGCGGGTTCATCCAAGACCGCTCCATCTATGAAGATACGGGCATCTTTGCCAAAATGCACTACGAAAAAGGCAACATGTCTGAAATTGACTATGATACGTATAAGAGTCTGTTCGATGCAATGGTCATGACTCCTTATTTCCCTCATCCGGATTTGCTCATCTATCTGGAAGGGTCCATTGACGATGTATTGGACCGCATCCGCTTAAGGGGCCGTCCAATGGAGCAGCAGACGCCTGTGGAATATTGGAGAGAAATGCACCTGCGCTACGAGAACTGGGTCAATTCCTTCAATGCGTGCCCAGTCCTACGCCTGAATATCAACGAATACGATTTAATGAATGACGAAGCTTCGATCGAGCCGATCATTGAACGAATCGGATACTTCATGAAGCAGACGCAGGCTTTGAAAAAATAATGATTGATACAGCTGTTTTCCTTTAACAAGGAAGGCAGCTTTTTTTGTTTCAGAAAGCTTTGTTAAACATCGATGTTGATTGGACAGACATCAGGTGATATAAAAAGAGCTGCAATCCTGACTGCAGCCCTCGATTAATACAAAAAACCCACTGCCGGAAGCAGTGGGTTCAAACATCTCCAATTTATGCGCTATGGTTGTTTTTAAATCAATGGCGGAGGAAGAGGGATTCGAACCCCCGCGCGGTGTAACCCGCCTGTCGGTTTTCAAGACCGATCCCTTCAGCCGGACTTGGGTATTCCTCCGTATCGACAAGAACTAGAATAACATGTATTCAATCCCCTGTCAACTAATTATATTAAAATTATTTTTGGGAAGAGAAACCTCTTCCCCATTAGCCATTACCTATTACTTAATAACTTCCTTGTTGCCCATGTATGGACGTAAAACCTCAGGTATAACAATCGTTCCATCCTCTTGCTGATAGTTCTCGAGGATCGCCGCAACTGTACGCCCGATCGCCAATCCAGAACCATTCAATGTATGGACATGCTCAGGCTTGCCATTCATTTCTCTGCGGAAGCGAATATTTGCGCGACGTGCCTGGAAGCTTTCAAAGTTACTGCAAGAAGAGATTTCACGATAGCTGTCATAGCTGGGAATCCATACTTCAATATCGTATTTCTTCGCTGCTGTGAAGCCTAAATCAGCTGTACACATGCTCAAGACACGGTAAGGAAGGCCCAAGAGCTGAAGAATTTTTTCCGCATGGCCTGTCAGCTTTTCAAGTTCAGCATAAGAATCCTCCGGTTTAACAAACTTCACAAGCTCTACTTTGTTGAATTGATGCTGACGGATGAGTCCGCGAGTATCACGGCCTGCAGATCCTGCCTCAGAGCGGAAGCATGCACTGTATGCCGCATAGTTGATCGGCAGCTGCTCACCATTCAAAATTTCATCGCGGTGCAGGTTCGTTACCGGTACTTCTGCTGTTGGAATCAAGAAATAATCTTCGCTTTCGATTAAGAAGGCATCCTCTTCAAACTTAGGAAGCTGGCCAGTGCCTATCATGCTTGTACGGTTTACCATATACGGAGGGATGACTTCCTGATAGCCGTGCTCTTCAATATGAAGGTCGAGCATGAAGTTCATCAATGCACGCTCTAACCTTGCGCCAAGTCCTTTATAGAACACGAAGCGGCTGCCTGTTACTTTGCCGGCACGTTCAAAATCAAGAATCCCAAGATCTGTTGCAAGATCCCAGTGCGGCTTTGGCTCAAAAGAAAAACCAGGAAGCTCTCCCCACTTGCGGACTTCTACATTATCATCTTCCGTTGCGCCAATTGGCGTGCTTTCATGCGGGATATTTGGAATGGATAAAAGAAGATGATTCAACTCTTCTTCCACCGTACGCAATTGGTCATCCAATCCTTTGATTTCTGCCCCGACATCCTTCATCTCGATGATCAATGCTTCAGCATCCTGCTTTTCCCTCTTTAATTGGGCAATTTGTTGAGAAACCTCATTTCTTCTGCTTTTCAGCTCTTCTGTTTTCACAATTAATTCACGGCGCTTATGATCCAATTCTTCAAATTTACCGAAGTCTGTTAAGTCCTCCCCGCGGTGCTGCAGCATTTCTTTCACTTCGTCAAAATGAGCTCTTAAGTATTTAATATCCAGCATCTTTTTTCCTCCTAATTGTTTTTTGACAACAAAAAAGCCCTCATCCCCTGGAAAGGGACGAGAGCTACCCGCGTTGCCACCCTAATTGAAAACAGGAAATTTCCCTGCTTTCCTCTTGCATCCATAACGGTTTTTAACCGAAAGCACCTACTGGCAAAAGCCTTGTTCAGCACTTTACTCAAGGACGGATTCACAAGTATTGTCCATCGGTTTCCACCAGCCACCGACTCTCTTTTAGAACAAAAACCTGCTACTGTTTCCTATCAACGTTTTGCTTATTAAAATTTATACATTAATTTACTATAATTATGGAGCAATTTCAACCATTTTATGCAAATTGTTTTGATTTCGCCTCTTCGACCATATTGACGAAGTATTGAGTCAGGCGGTGATCATCAGTCAATTCAGGATGAAAAGAACATCCTAAAAATTGACCTTCTCTTGCTGCGACGATCCGCTCTTCATATTTAGCTAAAATCTCCACGTTTTCTCCTGCTTTTACGATATGCGGAGCTCGGATGAAGACCGCAGTGAAATCGTCTGCCACTCCCGCAATGGCAAGGTCTGCTTCAAAGCTTTCCTTTTGGCGCCCGAAAGAGTTTCGTTCAACCGTGATATCCATGACACCGATATGCGGCTCTTTATAATCCACGATATGTTTTGCCAAAAGAATCAAACCGGCGCATGTTCCGAACATCGGCTTGCCTTGTTTAGCAAACTCTTTTAGATGATCCATGAAGCCGTATTTATCAATCAGCTTCCTTATGGCCGTACTTTCACCGCCAGGGATGATCAGTCCATCCACTTCACTCAGCTGCTCCACTTTTTTAATGACAGCAGCTTCTGCACCTGACTCCTCAATGGAGCGGACATGTTCTCTCACAGCTCCCTGAAGGCCCAATATACCGATTTTCACCATTACTGATCCACTCCTTACCAGCCGCGTTCCTGCATGCGCATTTCAGGTTTTAATGTGGAGATTTCAATCCCCTTCATCGCTACCCCTAAATCTTTTGACAGCTCTGCGATCAACTTATAATCCTGATAATGAGTGGTAGCCTCTACAATGGCTCTCGCAAACTTTGCAGGGTTCTCAGACTTGAAGATTCCGGATCCTACGAAAACTCCGTCAGCCCCAAGCTCCATCATGAGCGCTGCATCTGCAGGGGTTGCAATACCTCCGGCTGCAAAATTAACGACAGGTAAACGGCCATGACGCTTGATTTCAAGAAGGATTTCATATGGAGCCCCAAGAAGTTTAGCTTCTGTCATCAATTCATCTTCATTCATGCTGACCACTTTACGGACTTGGGCATTCACTTTTCGCATATGACGAACAGCTTCAACAATGTTTCCTGTACCGGGCTCACCTTTTGTACGAAGCATAGAGGCGCCTTCTCCGATGCGGCGTGCTGCTTCACCAAGATCGCGGCATCCGCAGACAAATGGAACAGTGAAATCTTTTTTATTCAAGTGAAACTCTTCATCAGCAGGTGTTAAAACTTCACTTTCATCAAGATAGTCCACTCCCATTGCTTCCAGAACACGTGCTTCAACGATATGGCCGATGCGTGCTTTTGCCATAACCGGAATCGTTACTGCTCCCATTACTTCCTCAACAATTCTCGGATCAGCCATCCGTGCCACTCCGCCAGCTGCACGGATATCAGATGGCACACGCTCTAATGCCATAACGGCTACAGCGCCTGCTTCCTCTGCAATTTTCGCTTGTTCAGCATTGACAACGTCCATGATGACGCCGCCTTTTTGCATTTCTGCCATCCCTCTTTTAACACGGTCAGTACCTGTTTTCATTCTGTTCGTCCCCCTTTTTATATGTAAGCGCAGAAATAATCCTGCCTTCCAAAAATATGACTAAAACACTAGGAATTATGATTCCCCACAAAGCTAAATAAACAATAAAAAAAGCCTTCTGTCAAGACAGATAGGCTTTTTTCAATATATAGGCTTTACTTTCATATTACAACTTCAAAGATTAGAACCAGCCTTTGATTGTGGATGTGATCCCATGCCAGATATCTCCGAAGAATCCTCCGATTGCACGCATGGAAAGCACAAACCAGTTCGCTTTTTCCACTGCATCTTTTGTCACCATGGACACTTTCGCATCGGACTTTCCTGTATTCGGAAGGTACCCAAGATCATTTTTCTCTTTAGAATCAACCTTAATATAGCCAACCTCTTCACCTTTTTTAACAGGTGCAGTCAGTTTGCCGTCTTTCGTCAATTTTTTCTTATCCAAGACAACTTTCGGCTTATATTGATTTTCTTTGCCATTTTCGACAACAATTTTCAACGGTTTATTCGTTTGGATCTTTACGGATTTTTCTTTCCCTTTATCCACAGGGATTGTTTTATTGCTTTTTAAAACGCCATTTTTCGGAAGGACTTCTTTAATGGAGAAGTTTGAGAAAGCATAGTTCATGATTTTTTCAGTTTCATTGAATCGGGCAGTATAAGAATCAACAGTTGGATCATGTTTCACATTCATGACGACTGAAATGAAGCGGTTGCCGTTTCGTTCCGCTGTCCCAGTAAAACAAGGGCCTGCAAGATCAGTTGTACCTGTTTTCAGACCATCTAATCCTTCATAGTAAACTTTTGAATTTGGATCGAGCATCTTGATCCAGTTATTCATTTTGAATTCATCTTCCGTACCTTCAGCAAACTTCATAGTAGGTACACTGGAAGTTTCCAATACTTCCGGATAGTCATTGATCAAGCGGTATGCTAACGTCGCTACATCTTTCGCTGACATGACATTCTCATCTTCCGGACCGCCTACAATCGCCAAGTCATACCCTGGTCCTTTGTAGTCGCGATTGTTCAAACCAGTGGCATTTACGAATTTATAGTTTTTCATTCCAAGCTCTTTTGCTTTGTCGTTCATCATCTTGACGAAATTTTCATTTGTTCCGCCGATGATTTGACCGATTGCAATAGCAGCTGCGTTCGCAGATTCGATCGCCATAGCATGATATAAGTCCTCAATGTTATATTGTCCGCCGTTTCTCAAAGGGACATTACTAAGGGACGTGTTATGGGACAAACCGGAGATATCCGCGGATACCGTATACTTTTGGTCCCATTTTACTTTTCCTTCTTTAATAGCTTCAAGCAGCAAGTACTCAGTCATCATTTTCGTCATACTTGCGATTCCAAGGGAAGTATCAGCATTTTTTTCAAAAAGGATTTTACCGGTGCTTGCTTCAACAAGGATGGCTGCATCTGCATTCACATTGATGGCAGCACTAGCAGCATCCGCCGGCTTTTGGACTAGGCCCAATGCCATTATTAAAACCATTAGACAAACAAAAGTCTTTTGAAACATGATTCTTTTCACTTTTTTACCCTCCAACTCATTAAATGCACTTCCGCTATTTTAACATAGTTAATTAGCGTTGAGTAGACAGCTTATGTACCTAAACGACAACAAAAAATGGCAGGAAAGTACTATTCGGTCACTTTCCTGCCACATTTATTAAGATAATGAGTAATTTGGTGCTTCTTTCGTGATTTGTACATCATGCGGATGGCTTTCACGAAGGCCGGCACCCGTCATTTTGATAAACTGTGCATTTTCTCTGAGCTCTTGAAGGTTTTTCGTACCACAGTAGCCCATTCCTGAACGCAAACCGCCAATCAGCTGGTAGATCGTATCAGACAATGGTCCTTTATATGGAAGTCGTCCTTCAATCCCTTCAGGAACAAACTTCTTCGCATCTTCCTGGAAGTATCGATCTTTAGAACCTTGTTCCATCGCTCCGACAGAACCCATTCCTCTGTATACTTTAAAACGTCTGCCTTGGAAGATTTCTGTATCCCCTGGACTTTCAGAAGTACCGGCTAACAAGCTTCCGAGCATGACAACATGTCCGCCTGCAGCCAATGCTTTCACTACATCACCTGAATACTTGATTCCGCCATCGGCAATGACTGCTTTGCCAAGCTTGCGTGCTTCACTCGCACAATCATAGACAGCTGTGATCTGAGGAACCCCTACTCCGGCAACAACACGGGTAGTACAAATGGAGCCTGGCCCGATTCCTACTTTTACAACGTCTGCTCCAGCTGCAATTAAATCTCTTGTAGCTTCTGGAGTCGCAACGTTTCCTGCAATGATATTCAGTTCCGGATAGGCTGCTCTAATCTCACTGACAGTATCCAGAACGCCTTTGGAATGTCCATGGGCTGTATCTACAACAATGGCATCCACATTCGCTTTCACAAGCATCTCGACACGCTTCATGGTATCCTTTGTCACACCGACAGCAGCTCCGACAAGAAGACGTCCTTGACTGTCCTTAGCAGAGTTCGGAAACTCAATGACCTTTTCGATGTCTTTAATGGTGATGAGTCCTTTTAACACTCCATCATTATCGACAATCGGCAATTTCTCTATTTTATATTTCTGGAGGATCTTTTCAGCATCCAACAAAGTGGTGCCTACTGGTGCTGTCACTAAATTTGCTTTTGTCATAACCTCTTCAATCGGGATCGAATAATCCTGAATGAATCGAAGATCGCGGTTGGTAAGAATCCCTACCAATTTCTGTTGGTCTTGATTATCGACGATCGGAACGCCGGAAATGCGATATTTCCCCATTAAATGTTCAGCATCAAATACTTGATGCTCAGGAGTTAAAAAGAAAGGATCTGTAATAACGCCGCTTTCTGAACGCTTTACTTTATCCACCTGTTCAGCTTGCTGTTCAACACTCATATTCTTATGAATGACTCCAAGTCCACCCTGGCGTGCCATAGAAATCGCCATCTCGGCCTCTGTTACCGTATCCATCCCTGCACTGATGATCGGGATGTTCAACTTCAACGTATCTGTCAAAGCTACACTTAAATCAACATCACGCGGCAATACTTCTGATTTAGCAGGCATTAATAAGACATCATCAAAGGTTAATCCTTCTTTTGCAAATTTAGTTTCCCACATTTTCTTTTCCCTCCTGGTCCGAAAATATTATTAGTAGGTTATCAATTGGTTAAAATACTGTCAAGGCAATAGAAATATTTTAGATTTTTCAATTTATTCGGAGGTTTAAAATAGTGAATGAACATACAACAAGGTGGGATTATTTAACGAATTTCCAATCTTCCGTCCACTCTCAGCGCTTCCTATCAAAATGCTATGAAAAGGCCCAATTAGATCAAGCCGATGCACAAAGCTATAATAATTCCTATTCCTTCATTTATTATTTGGAACATGGCCGATTATATGTAGACCAGGCAGAACAATCCCCCATTTATATAAAACCGATTTTATTGTTTTACGGACTGGTCAATCTCATCAAAGCCTGCCTGCTGACAGTCGACCCCTTCTACCCAGCGACAACCGGCGTCCTTGCCCATGGACTTTCCTCAAGAAAACGAAAAAAGAGGAATTACTTTTTCTTTCAGGATGAAGTCAAAATCCAAAAAAATGGTCTTTTCTCTCACTTTTCCCACCAAATGTTCCACGTGAAACATTTGGAAGGAGATAAATTGGTGATGGGGAATTTGCTAAAGGAAATACCAGAGCTTGATGAAGCATTTAAATTTATCAGAGGAGCAGAGAACTTTTATAGGTTGGCAAAATCTGATGAGGCATATCAGCTGCCTTCGAATTTACCTGGTCAATTTAAAATGGCCGATAGCAAATTTAAAGAGTATCTGTCCAGTAAAAACAATGGCATCCAGTGGCTGCAAGACCGTGAATTAGCTTTTCGGTTCAATACCCCTTCCCTGGTTCCATTCTTTGCCCCTTTTCGATATGACATCTACACCGATACATTATGTCTTTCCCGCGAACAGTCTGAAGATGATACCCTATCTGAACTAATCATTTACTATGCTTTACTCTATAACCTAAGCATGATTGCCAGATACGAAACTGAGTGGTGGAGTGAATTGATCAAACATACTCCTAATCAGGATTTCCCGTTAATTACAAAGTTTTTATCGATATCCCAGAATAAGATTCCGTTATTAATATCGGATTATTTGAGGTGTGTTGAGGATGCGCTTTGAAGAGAGTTGGATAGAGATGATAATTATGGAGAGTGAAGCAGTTGGGTGGCTGCTTT
Coding sequences within:
- a CDS encoding deoxynucleoside kinase — encoded protein: MDLRNKYGIPSNAVITIAGTVGVGKSTMTNSLANALGFRTSFEKVDTNPYLDKFYHDFKRWSFHLQIYFLAERFKEQKRIFEYGGGFIQDRSIYEDTGIFAKMHYEKGNMSEIDYDTYKSLFDAMVMTPYFPHPDLLIYLEGSIDDVLDRIRLRGRPMEQQTPVEYWREMHLRYENWVNSFNACPVLRLNINEYDLMNDEASIEPIIERIGYFMKQTQALKK
- a CDS encoding YaaC family protein, producing the protein MNEHTTRWDYLTNFQSSVHSQRFLSKCYEKAQLDQADAQSYNNSYSFIYYLEHGRLYVDQAEQSPIYIKPILLFYGLVNLIKACLLTVDPFYPATTGVLAHGLSSRKRKKRNYFFFQDEVKIQKNGLFSHFSHQMFHVKHLEGDKLVMGNLLKEIPELDEAFKFIRGAENFYRLAKSDEAYQLPSNLPGQFKMADSKFKEYLSSKNNGIQWLQDRELAFRFNTPSLVPFFAPFRYDIYTDTLCLSREQSEDDTLSELIIYYALLYNLSMIARYETEWWSELIKHTPNQDFPLITKFLSISQNKIPLLISDYLRCVEDAL
- the serS gene encoding serine--tRNA ligase encodes the protein MLDIKYLRAHFDEVKEMLQHRGEDLTDFGKFEELDHKRRELIVKTEELKSRRNEVSQQIAQLKREKQDAEALIIEMKDVGAEIKGLDDQLRTVEEELNHLLLSIPNIPHESTPIGATEDDNVEVRKWGELPGFSFEPKPHWDLATDLGILDFERAGKVTGSRFVFYKGLGARLERALMNFMLDLHIEEHGYQEVIPPYMVNRTSMIGTGQLPKFEEDAFLIESEDYFLIPTAEVPVTNLHRDEILNGEQLPINYAAYSACFRSEAGSAGRDTRGLIRQHQFNKVELVKFVKPEDSYAELEKLTGHAEKILQLLGLPYRVLSMCTADLGFTAAKKYDIEVWIPSYDSYREISSCSNFESFQARRANIRFRREMNGKPEHVHTLNGSGLAIGRTVAAILENYQQEDGTIVIPEVLRPYMGNKEVIK
- the pdxT gene encoding pyridoxal 5'-phosphate synthase glutaminase subunit PdxT, yielding MVKIGILGLQGAVREHVRSIEESGAEAAVIKKVEQLSEVDGLIIPGGESTAIRKLIDKYGFMDHLKEFAKQGKPMFGTCAGLILLAKHIVDYKEPHIGVMDITVERNSFGRQKESFEADLAIAGVADDFTAVFIRAPHIVKAGENVEILAKYEERIVAAREGQFLGCSFHPELTDDHRLTQYFVNMVEEAKSKQFA
- a CDS encoding glycoside hydrolase family 18 protein, producing MQIHVVRQNETLFSIAQTFGTTAQDIIEANEVPNPRNLVVGQTLVIPIAGSFYWVQPGDSLFSIARKFNIPLAELARVNNISPNQPLRTGFRLYIPTGKKEKAEFNGYVEPFGKTVPKNLEDSAREAAPYLTYLAPFSFRAKRDGSLEEPPLGNLPSIAKANKNVMMMVITNQEEGQFSDELGRILLTNQNIQTQFLNNIVATAKKYGFRDIHFDFEYLRPQDKEAYNQFLRRAKKRFSQEGWLMSTALAPKTSAGQKGKWYEAHDYKAHGEIVDFVVIMTYEWGYSGGPPMAISPIGPVRKVLDYAVTEIPPSKILMGQNLYGYDWTLPFVPGRDTAKAVSPQQAIQLAAKYNVPIAYDQKDQAPHFDYQDEKGKKHKVWFEDARSIQAKFDLIKELKLRGMSYWKLGLSFPQNWLLIVENFDVVKR
- the guaB gene encoding IMP dehydrogenase is translated as MWETKFAKEGLTFDDVLLMPAKSEVLPRDVDLSVALTDTLKLNIPIISAGMDTVTEAEMAISMARQGGLGVIHKNMSVEQQAEQVDKVKRSESGVITDPFFLTPEHQVFDAEHLMGKYRISGVPIVDNQDQQKLVGILTNRDLRFIQDYSIPIEEVMTKANLVTAPVGTTLLDAEKILQKYKIEKLPIVDNDGVLKGLITIKDIEKVIEFPNSAKDSQGRLLVGAAVGVTKDTMKRVEMLVKANVDAIVVDTAHGHSKGVLDTVSEIRAAYPELNIIAGNVATPEATRDLIAAGADVVKVGIGPGSICTTRVVAGVGVPQITAVYDCASEARKLGKAVIADGGIKYSGDVVKALAAGGHVVMLGSLLAGTSESPGDTEIFQGRRFKVYRGMGSVGAMEQGSKDRYFQEDAKKFVPEGIEGRLPYKGPLSDTIYQLIGGLRSGMGYCGTKNLQELRENAQFIKMTGAGLRESHPHDVQITKEAPNYSLS
- a CDS encoding serine hydrolase, giving the protein MFQKTFVCLMVLIMALGLVQKPADAASAAINVNADAAILVEASTGKILFEKNADTSLGIASMTKMMTEYLLLEAIKEGKVKWDQKYTVSADISGLSHNTSLSNVPLRNGGQYNIEDLYHAMAIESANAAAIAIGQIIGGTNENFVKMMNDKAKELGMKNYKFVNATGLNNRDYKGPGYDLAIVGGPEDENVMSAKDVATLAYRLINDYPEVLETSSVPTMKFAEGTEDEFKMNNWIKMLDPNSKVYYEGLDGLKTGTTDLAGPCFTGTAERNGNRFISVVMNVKHDPTVDSYTARFNETEKIMNYAFSNFSIKEVLPKNGVLKSNKTIPVDKGKEKSVKIQTNKPLKIVVENGKENQYKPKVVLDKKKLTKDGKLTAPVKKGEEVGYIKVDSKEKNDLGYLPNTGKSDAKVSMVTKDAVEKANWFVLSMRAIGGFFGDIWHGITSTIKGWF
- a CDS encoding deoxynucleoside kinase, whose protein sequence is MERLPFITVEGPIGIGKTSLAKAISEHFHMHFLKEIVDENPFLDKFYENIDEWSFQTEMFFLCNRYKQLEDIQKHYLNQNKPVVADYHIFKNLIFAQRTLQDVQAEKYLQIYNILTGDMPRPNVVIYLNASLDTLLARIKMRGREFEKKISPLYLEQLSSDYDQFMDHFEKTYPDVPVLRFNGDEMDFVKNKGDLDTILETLTNTINKGVQYNGSSQ
- the pdxS gene encoding pyridoxal 5'-phosphate synthase lyase subunit PdxS, giving the protein MKTGTDRVKRGMAEMQKGGVIMDVVNAEQAKIAEEAGAVAVMALERVPSDIRAAGGVARMADPRIVEEVMGAVTIPVMAKARIGHIVEARVLEAMGVDYLDESEVLTPADEEFHLNKKDFTVPFVCGCRDLGEAARRIGEGASMLRTKGEPGTGNIVEAVRHMRKVNAQVRKVVSMNEDELMTEAKLLGAPYEILLEIKRHGRLPVVNFAAGGIATPADAALMMELGADGVFVGSGIFKSENPAKFARAIVEATTHYQDYKLIAELSKDLGVAMKGIEISTLKPEMRMQERGW